The Streptomyces sp. DG1A-41 genomic sequence GCCGAGGACACCGTGCAGGAAACGTTCCTCCGTGCCTGGCGGCGGCGGGAGACCTTCGAAGGGCGGTCGACGTTCCGGGCCTGGCTGTACCGGATCGCCACCAACGCCTGCCTGGACCTGCTCGCCAAGCGCCGCCCGGAGCCCGCGACCGGCGGCGAGGTGCTGTGGCTGCAGCCCTATCCGGACCGGCTGCTCGACGAGCTGCCCGCGGGCGACACGGACGAGCCTGAGACCGTCGCCGTCGCGCGGGAGACGATCGAGCTGGCGTACCTGGTCGCAGTCCAGCACCTCGCGCCGCGCCCGCGGGCCGCGCTGATCCTGCGGGACGTGCACGGCTGGCCGGCGAAGGACGTCGCGGAGTTCCTCGGGGACTCCGTCAACTCCGTGAACAGCGCGCTGCAGAGAGCCCGCGCCGGCATGCGGGAGCACCTGCCCGCCGAGCGGCAGGACTGGACCGGCGGCGAACAGGACGCCAGGACGCGCGAGCTGGTACGCCGCTACACCGACGCCAGCGTGGCCACGGACGTCGACGGCCTCGCCGCACTGCTGCGGGACGACGTCCGCTGCTCGATGCCGCCCACGCCGGGCATGTATGTCGGCCGCGACACGGTCGTGAACAGCTGGGTCGAAGACGGCTTCGAGGGCATGAAGGGCCTTCGCGCCGTCCTCACCTCCGTGAACCGGCAGCCCGCCGTCGCCTTCTACCTCTGGCGGAGGCAGGAGGACGCGTACCTGCCGCTGACGATCGACGTCCTGCGCATCACCGGCGGGGCGATCACCGAGATCGTCACGTTCCACGACGACCA encodes the following:
- a CDS encoding RNA polymerase subunit sigma-70 — encoded protein: MSADTRLEELGVSGLGEVDGPAFSGLAERHRRELHVHCYRMLGSFDDAEDTVQETFLRAWRRRETFEGRSTFRAWLYRIATNACLDLLAKRRPEPATGGEVLWLQPYPDRLLDELPAGDTDEPETVAVARETIELAYLVAVQHLAPRPRAALILRDVHGWPAKDVAEFLGDSVNSVNSALQRARAGMREHLPAERQDWTGGEQDARTRELVRRYTDASVATDVDGLAALLRDDVRCSMPPTPGMYVGRDTVVNSWVEDGFEGMKGLRAVLTSVNRQPAVAFYLWRRQEDAYLPLTIDVLRITGGAITEIVTFHDDQFLRLGLPERLPADGTE